From Cellulomonas dongxiuzhuiae, the proteins below share one genomic window:
- a CDS encoding Dps family protein: MARDLPKYTVPSLTPEDGAKVAAILQERLHALNDLALTLKHIHWNVVGPHFIAVHEMIDPQVDAVRLMVDATAERIATLGSVPVGTPGALVAARTWDDYSIGRASTAEHLGALNEVYVGVITDHRAAAAQTEELDTVTNDLLVGHLGELELFHWFVRAHLESSGGALSTAAESTEKGAAQAAEAAASHTSS; encoded by the coding sequence ATGGCCCGCGATCTGCCGAAGTACACCGTCCCGTCCCTCACACCGGAGGACGGCGCGAAGGTGGCGGCGATCCTGCAGGAACGTCTGCACGCTCTCAACGACCTGGCGCTCACCCTCAAGCACATCCACTGGAACGTCGTCGGGCCGCACTTCATCGCGGTCCACGAGATGATCGACCCGCAGGTCGACGCCGTGCGGCTGATGGTCGACGCGACCGCCGAGCGCATCGCGACGCTCGGGTCCGTACCGGTCGGCACGCCCGGCGCGCTCGTCGCGGCCCGCACGTGGGACGACTACTCGATCGGGCGCGCGAGCACCGCCGAGCACCTCGGTGCGCTCAACGAGGTGTACGTCGGCGTCATCACCGACCACCGGGCCGCTGCCGCGCAGACCGAGGAGCTCGACACCGTGACCAACGACCTCCTGGTCGGTCACCTGGGCGAGCTCGAGCTCTTCCACTGGTTCGTCCGTGCGCACCTCGAGTCCTCCGGTGGTGCGCTGTCGACGGCCGCCGAGTCGACCGAGAAGGGCGCGGCCCAGGCCGCCGAGGCCGCCGCCTCGCACACGTCGTCGTGA
- a CDS encoding DUF6328 family protein has protein sequence MDRTADAARPAAPHPAPTEDGRDETFIERMDRNWEELLQELRVTQTGAQILTGFLLTLPFQARFSDLDAYQQDVYLVLVALAVLATVLIIAPVSLHRLLFRRRLKPQLVDAGHWFARAGLAALALVLTGAAMLLFDVVLDRTAGQVAGGSVLLVIAVMWVVIPHLIAYRAEPEDGTR, from the coding sequence ATGGACCGCACCGCCGACGCCGCCCGGCCCGCAGCACCGCATCCTGCACCGACCGAGGACGGTCGCGACGAGACGTTCATCGAGCGGATGGACCGCAACTGGGAGGAGCTGCTGCAGGAGCTGCGCGTGACGCAGACCGGGGCGCAGATCCTCACCGGGTTCCTGCTGACGCTGCCCTTCCAGGCGCGGTTCTCCGACCTCGACGCCTACCAGCAGGACGTCTACCTCGTCCTGGTGGCGCTCGCGGTCCTGGCGACCGTGCTCATCATCGCGCCCGTCAGCCTCCACCGGCTGCTCTTCCGGCGGCGCCTCAAGCCGCAGCTCGTCGACGCGGGGCACTGGTTCGCCCGTGCCGGGCTCGCGGCGCTGGCACTGGTGCTGACGGGCGCGGCGATGCTGCTGTTCGACGTCGTGCTGGACCGCACGGCGGGGCAGGTGGCGGGAGGGTCCGTGCTGCTGGTGATCGCCGTGATGTGGGTGGTGATCCCCCACCTGATCGCCTACCGGGCGGAACCGGAGGACGGCACGCGCTGA
- a CDS encoding threonine aldolase family protein, which yields MTEHAPAVRHFASDNYAGVHPEVLAAVAEANVGHVPAYGDDPWTARLQEVVREQLGEHAVAYPVLNGTGANVVALQAMLPRWGAVVCSEAAHVHTDENGAPERVGGLKLLTVPAPDGRLTPELVARQAWGFGDVHRAQPGVVSLTQATELGTVYTPQAVRELCDQAHALGMRVHMDGARLANAAAHLGLPLRALTTDCGVDVLSLGGTKNGLLLGEAVVVLDPEAVAGVEYLRKSDMQLTSKMRFVSAQLVALYEGDLWLRSAQHANAMAARLRAGIDALGALQVAQPTEANAVFVRLPAPVAEALRRRWRFYDWDVTDGTVRLMCAFDTTPQDVDELLDALRHALADGDGAGATRA from the coding sequence GTGACCGAACACGCGCCCGCCGTCCGCCACTTCGCCTCGGACAACTACGCAGGTGTGCACCCCGAGGTGCTCGCCGCGGTGGCCGAGGCGAACGTCGGTCACGTGCCGGCCTACGGGGACGACCCGTGGACGGCCCGCCTGCAGGAGGTCGTGCGCGAGCAGCTCGGTGAGCACGCCGTCGCCTACCCGGTCCTCAACGGGACCGGCGCGAACGTGGTCGCCCTGCAGGCCATGCTGCCCCGGTGGGGTGCCGTGGTCTGCAGCGAGGCGGCGCACGTCCACACCGACGAGAACGGCGCACCCGAGCGTGTCGGGGGACTGAAGCTCCTGACCGTCCCGGCGCCGGACGGCCGACTGACGCCCGAGCTCGTGGCACGGCAGGCCTGGGGCTTCGGGGACGTGCACCGCGCGCAGCCGGGCGTCGTGTCGCTCACGCAGGCCACGGAGCTGGGCACCGTGTACACGCCGCAGGCCGTGCGTGAGCTGTGCGACCAGGCGCACGCGCTCGGGATGCGCGTCCACATGGACGGCGCCCGCCTCGCCAACGCGGCCGCGCACCTCGGCCTGCCGCTGCGCGCCCTCACGACGGACTGCGGGGTGGACGTCCTGTCGCTCGGCGGCACGAAGAACGGTCTGCTGCTCGGTGAGGCCGTCGTGGTCCTGGACCCCGAGGCCGTCGCCGGCGTGGAGTACCTGCGCAAGAGCGACATGCAGCTCACCTCGAAGATGCGGTTCGTCTCGGCACAGCTCGTCGCGCTGTACGAGGGCGACCTGTGGCTGCGCTCGGCCCAGCACGCCAACGCGATGGCCGCGCGCCTGCGGGCGGGCATCGACGCGCTCGGCGCGCTGCAGGTCGCGCAGCCCACCGAGGCGAACGCCGTCTTCGTCCGGCTGCCGGCACCCGTCGCGGAGGCGTTGCGCCGGCGGTGGCGGTTCTACGACTGGGACGTGACGGACGGCACGGTCCGTCTCATGTGCGCGTTCGACACCACACCGCAGGACGTCGACGAGCTGCTCGACGCCCTGCGGCACGCGTTGGCGGACGGCGACGGGGCCGGCGCCACGCGGGCCTGA
- the ku gene encoding non-homologous end joining protein Ku, translating to MRAIWKGAVAFGLVNVPVRLYAATGEHEIRLHQVHREDGGRIRYRKVCSIDGESVEWSDIAKGYETQDGDLVVLTDEDFQQLPLSTEREIEVLEFVPAEQVDPILLQKTYFLEPDKTAAKPYALLRGALEETDRVAVVKVAIRQRESMAVLRVRDKVIVLQTLLWPDEVREADFPVLDDDVTVRPQELTMASSLVESLAGDFDPSQYEDAYVAALEQLIAAKVSSGDTQAPPAPPEEEASEGGGEVVDLLAALQRSVDKARAARGEEAPEATPPKSSTKSGTAAKKPATTSAAGKGSSGKGSSGKASAAKASAKDDDAGEESAPARRRARTKAS from the coding sequence GTGCGGGCGATCTGGAAGGGCGCAGTGGCCTTCGGTCTGGTGAACGTGCCGGTGCGGCTGTACGCGGCGACGGGGGAGCACGAGATCCGGCTGCACCAGGTGCACCGGGAGGACGGCGGTCGCATCCGCTACCGCAAGGTCTGCAGCATCGACGGCGAGAGCGTCGAGTGGTCGGACATCGCCAAGGGGTACGAGACGCAGGACGGCGACCTCGTCGTGCTGACGGACGAGGACTTCCAGCAGCTGCCGCTGTCCACCGAGCGCGAGATCGAGGTCCTGGAGTTCGTGCCCGCGGAGCAGGTCGACCCGATCCTGCTGCAGAAGACCTACTTCCTCGAGCCCGACAAGACCGCGGCCAAGCCGTACGCGCTGCTGCGGGGCGCGCTCGAGGAGACGGACCGCGTCGCGGTCGTGAAGGTCGCGATCCGGCAGCGGGAGTCGATGGCGGTGCTGCGGGTCCGCGACAAGGTCATCGTGCTGCAGACCCTGCTGTGGCCCGACGAGGTGCGCGAGGCGGACTTCCCCGTCCTCGACGACGACGTCACGGTCCGGCCCCAGGAGCTGACGATGGCGTCGTCCCTCGTCGAGTCCCTCGCGGGCGACTTCGACCCGTCGCAGTACGAGGACGCGTACGTCGCGGCGCTCGAGCAGCTCATCGCCGCGAAGGTGTCGTCGGGCGACACGCAGGCGCCCCCGGCCCCGCCGGAGGAGGAGGCGTCCGAGGGCGGCGGCGAGGTCGTCGACCTGCTGGCGGCGCTGCAGCGCTCCGTCGACAAGGCGCGCGCGGCGCGTGGCGAGGAGGCTCCCGAGGCCACGCCCCCGAAGAGCTCCACCAAGAGCGGCACGGCGGCGAAGAAGCCGGCGACGACGTCGGCCGCGGGCAAGGGGTCGTCCGGCAAGGGCTCGTCCGGCAAGGCGTCCGCCGCCAAGGCGAGCGCCAAGGACGACGACGCGGGTGAGGAGTCGGCGCCCGCGCGTCGCCGGGCCCGCACCAAGGCGTCGTGA
- the ligD gene encoding non-homologous end-joining DNA ligase, which produces MTPRGDAGGASPERQTVDVGGRPVRLTHLDKVLYPATGTTKAEVMDYLVQVEPAILRQLRDRPVTRIRWPDGVGGEKFFEKNTPRGAPSWLRHQRLPASPGTDDQGTILDLPFLDDLAGLMWAANSGALELHTPQWTVGPRGGLRDADRLVVDLDPGPGAGLDECARVAHLVADRLRDDGLEHTVPVTSGSKGLQLYAPLPRPRAATAVRQDARTLALALAAEHPDLVVAVQRKDVRGGKVLLDWSQNHPAKTTITPWSLRGRDRPTVAAPRHWDEIGPGLAQLTAGEAAARLVRDGDPFDV; this is translated from the coding sequence GTGACGCCGCGCGGGGACGCGGGCGGCGCGAGCCCCGAGCGGCAGACCGTCGACGTCGGCGGACGCCCCGTGCGCCTCACCCACCTCGACAAGGTCCTGTACCCCGCGACGGGGACCACCAAGGCCGAGGTCATGGACTACCTCGTCCAGGTGGAGCCGGCGATCCTGCGCCAGCTGCGCGACCGGCCCGTGACGCGCATCCGGTGGCCCGACGGCGTGGGCGGCGAGAAGTTCTTCGAGAAGAACACGCCGCGTGGTGCGCCGTCCTGGCTGCGCCACCAGCGGCTGCCGGCGTCGCCCGGCACCGACGACCAGGGCACGATCCTCGACCTGCCGTTCCTCGACGACCTCGCCGGGCTCATGTGGGCCGCGAACTCCGGCGCCCTCGAGCTCCACACGCCCCAGTGGACCGTCGGCCCCCGCGGAGGGCTGCGCGACGCCGACCGCCTCGTCGTGGACCTCGACCCCGGACCCGGCGCGGGCCTCGACGAGTGCGCGCGCGTCGCCCACCTCGTCGCGGACCGCCTGCGGGACGACGGCCTCGAGCACACCGTTCCGGTCACGTCGGGCTCCAAGGGCCTGCAGCTCTACGCCCCGCTCCCCCGGCCGCGCGCTGCCACCGCGGTCCGCCAGGACGCGCGCACGCTCGCCCTGGCGCTCGCGGCCGAGCACCCGGACCTCGTCGTCGCGGTGCAGCGCAAGGACGTCCGCGGGGGGAAGGTGCTGCTGGACTGGTCGCAGAACCACCCCGCGAAGACGACGATCACGCCCTGGTCCCTGCGCGGGCGCGACCGCCCCACCGTGGCGGCGCCACGCCACTGGGACGAGATCGGGCCGGGTCTGGCGCAGCTCACGGCCGGTGAGGCGGCCGCGCGACTGGTGAGGGACGGCGATCCCTTCGACGTGTGA
- a CDS encoding cellulose-binding domain-containing protein produces the protein MRVPPVIAPLAVAGAVAALVLGAASGGSATATATASTAATGYTWGNVEIGGGGFVPGIVYNQGEQGLVYARTDIGGAYRLDPATERWIPLLDHVGWDEWSYTGVLSLATDAVDPDRVYAAVGTYTNDWDPLNGAVLRSSDRGETWQRTVLPFKVGGNMPGRGMGERLQIDPHDNRVLYLGTENGHGLWRSTDRGVSWSQVAGFPNPGTYAQDPTSDNSYLTQNQGVVWVTFDPMSGTAGSPTRTIYVGVADKENNVYRSTDAGATWQRVPGQPTGFIPHKGVYDAQGGQLYVATSDTGGPYDGAKGQVHRLDAATGTWTDVSPLPLASEDLYYGFSGLTVDRQDPDTIMVASQVSWWPDVVVFRSTDRGATWTRIWDWAGYPARSLRYTMDYSATPWITMGATTATEPEPLVKLGWMTESLEIDPFDSDAMLYGTGATVWGTDNLTDWDTGGKIDLTIRARGIEETAVLDLAAPPGEVELYSGLGDLGGFVHTDITRVPESIYTQPVHGSVTGVDFAQSKPATVVRVGHAVDGEVESHVAVSTTSGASWWAGQEPAGVTSSGTVAMSADGGRIVWSPQGTGVHVSTTLGSSWTPSTGVPAQAQVESDRVSPTTFYAYAAGRFYTSTDGGASFAASAATGFPTEGNVRFGAVPGHEGHVWLAAENGLYRSTDSGTSFTKLPGFDDGGAVGFGKAAPGATYPAVYTTSQRDGVRGFFRSTDGGSTWLRINDDEHRYAWTGAAITGDPDVFGRVYVGTNGRGIVVGTSDGAAPTPTPSTTAGPTPTPTVTTDPTPGPTVTPTAPPTPTPGASPTSTPPPGAACSVRYTANSWSTGFTAAVRLTHGDNATLDGWTLRLTYADGQRLQQGWSADWSQRGPVVTATNAPWNGRLTPGASVDVGFNGTHTGTSTPPTSATLDGTPCALS, from the coding sequence ATGCGTGTCCCCCCTGTGATCGCCCCCCTTGCCGTGGCGGGGGCCGTCGCGGCGCTCGTCCTGGGAGCCGCGAGCGGTGGGTCGGCCACCGCCACTGCCACCGCCTCGACGGCCGCGACCGGCTACACGTGGGGCAACGTCGAGATCGGCGGTGGCGGCTTCGTCCCCGGCATCGTCTACAACCAGGGTGAGCAGGGACTCGTCTACGCGCGCACCGACATCGGCGGCGCCTACCGCCTCGACCCGGCGACCGAGCGGTGGATCCCGCTGCTGGACCACGTCGGGTGGGACGAGTGGAGCTACACCGGGGTCCTGTCGCTCGCGACCGACGCGGTCGACCCGGACCGCGTGTACGCGGCCGTGGGCACCTACACCAACGACTGGGACCCCCTGAACGGCGCCGTCCTGCGGTCCTCCGACCGCGGGGAGACGTGGCAGCGCACCGTCCTGCCGTTCAAGGTGGGCGGCAACATGCCCGGACGCGGCATGGGTGAGCGCCTGCAGATCGACCCCCACGACAACCGTGTGCTGTACCTCGGCACCGAGAACGGCCACGGCCTGTGGCGCTCGACCGACCGCGGTGTCAGCTGGTCGCAGGTCGCCGGCTTCCCCAACCCCGGGACCTACGCGCAGGACCCCACGTCGGACAACTCCTACCTCACGCAGAACCAGGGCGTCGTGTGGGTGACGTTCGACCCGATGTCCGGGACCGCCGGATCGCCCACGCGGACCATCTACGTCGGCGTCGCCGACAAGGAGAACAACGTCTACCGCTCGACCGACGCGGGAGCGACGTGGCAGCGCGTTCCGGGTCAGCCGACCGGCTTCATCCCTCACAAGGGCGTGTACGACGCGCAGGGAGGCCAGCTGTACGTCGCGACGTCCGACACCGGCGGCCCGTACGACGGCGCCAAGGGTCAGGTGCACCGCCTCGACGCCGCGACCGGCACGTGGACGGACGTCTCGCCGCTGCCGCTGGCGTCCGAGGACCTGTACTACGGCTTCTCCGGGCTCACCGTCGACCGGCAGGACCCCGACACGATCATGGTCGCCTCGCAGGTGTCGTGGTGGCCCGACGTCGTCGTCTTCCGCTCGACGGACCGGGGTGCCACGTGGACGCGCATCTGGGACTGGGCCGGGTATCCCGCGCGCTCGTTGCGCTACACGATGGACTACTCCGCCACGCCGTGGATCACGATGGGCGCGACCACCGCGACCGAGCCGGAGCCGCTGGTCAAGCTCGGGTGGATGACCGAGTCGCTCGAGATCGACCCGTTCGACTCCGACGCCATGCTGTACGGGACCGGCGCGACCGTGTGGGGCACGGACAACCTCACCGACTGGGATACGGGCGGGAAGATCGACCTCACGATCCGCGCTCGCGGGATCGAGGAGACCGCGGTGCTCGACCTCGCGGCACCGCCCGGTGAGGTCGAGCTGTACTCCGGCCTCGGCGACCTGGGCGGCTTCGTGCACACCGACATCACCCGGGTGCCCGAGAGCATCTACACCCAGCCCGTGCACGGGTCGGTCACGGGCGTGGACTTCGCGCAGAGCAAGCCCGCGACGGTCGTGCGCGTCGGGCACGCGGTCGACGGTGAGGTCGAGTCTCACGTCGCGGTGTCGACGACGTCGGGCGCTTCGTGGTGGGCCGGTCAGGAGCCGGCAGGCGTCACCAGCTCGGGCACGGTCGCGATGTCCGCCGACGGCGGCAGGATCGTGTGGAGCCCGCAGGGCACGGGCGTGCACGTCTCGACGACCCTGGGCTCGTCGTGGACACCGTCCACGGGTGTGCCTGCGCAGGCGCAGGTCGAGTCGGACCGCGTCAGCCCGACGACGTTCTACGCCTACGCGGCCGGCCGGTTCTACACCTCGACGGACGGCGGTGCGTCGTTCGCGGCGTCGGCGGCGACCGGGTTCCCGACGGAGGGCAACGTGCGGTTCGGCGCCGTCCCCGGCCACGAGGGCCACGTCTGGCTGGCGGCGGAGAACGGGCTGTACCGCTCGACCGACAGCGGGACGAGCTTCACGAAGCTCCCGGGGTTCGATGACGGCGGTGCCGTCGGGTTCGGCAAGGCCGCGCCCGGCGCGACGTACCCGGCCGTCTACACGACGTCGCAGCGGGACGGCGTGCGCGGGTTCTTCCGCTCGACCGACGGCGGCTCCACGTGGCTGCGCATCAACGACGACGAGCACCGGTACGCCTGGACGGGAGCGGCGATCACGGGTGACCCGGACGTCTTCGGTCGGGTGTACGTCGGCACGAACGGTCGCGGCATCGTCGTGGGGACGTCGGACGGGGCGGCCCCCACGCCCACGCCGAGCACGACCGCCGGACCCACGCCCACGCCGACGGTGACCACGGACCCGACGCCCGGACCCACCGTGACGCCGACCGCCCCGCCGACGCCCACGCCCGGTGCGTCGCCGACCTCCACCCCGCCACCGGGTGCCGCGTGCAGCGTGCGGTACACGGCGAACAGCTGGAGCACGGGCTTCACGGCCGCGGTGCGTCTCACCCACGGGGACAACGCGACGCTGGACGGCTGGACGCTGCGTCTGACCTACGCCGACGGGCAGCGGCTGCAGCAGGGCTGGAGCGCGGACTGGTCCCAGAGGGGGCCGGTCGTCACGGCGACGAACGCGCCCTGGAACGGGCGCCTGACGCCGGGGGCGAGCGTCGACGTGGGCTTCAACGGGACTCACACGGGCACGTCCACGCCCCCGACGTCGGCGACGCTCGACGGGACTCCCTGCGCGCTGTCCTGA
- the ligD gene encoding non-homologous end-joining DNA ligase — translation MLATPAPAPAALPRGRDWVFEVKWDGVRVLADVRDGVLRLTSRNERDVTPAYPELGGLAALGDVLLDGEVVLMDAGRPSFAALAERMHVREARRAEALAAARPVTYLAFDVLRHDGRDLTGLPLEARRAVLDALALPEHVQPSPWYDDGDDLWRVTAAHGLEGVVAKRRDAPYRPGRRSPDWVKAAHRLTRTALVGGWRPESTGTGRLGALLLGAPDEDGGLRYLGRAGSGLGGGAARLMRELLSTHERDGSPFADDVPAVDARGAVWCDPVVVVEVLYLLRTPSGRLRQPVVRGVRTDVAADPWGQP, via the coding sequence ATGCTCGCCACCCCGGCGCCTGCACCCGCGGCGCTCCCGCGCGGCCGCGACTGGGTGTTCGAGGTCAAGTGGGACGGTGTCCGGGTCCTCGCCGACGTGCGGGACGGAGTGCTGCGGCTGACCAGCCGCAACGAGCGGGACGTCACGCCCGCCTACCCCGAGCTCGGCGGGCTCGCGGCCCTCGGTGACGTGCTGCTGGACGGCGAGGTGGTGCTCATGGACGCCGGGCGCCCCTCGTTCGCGGCCCTGGCCGAGCGGATGCACGTGCGGGAGGCACGGCGGGCCGAGGCGCTCGCGGCGGCCCGCCCGGTCACCTACCTCGCCTTCGACGTGCTGCGCCACGACGGGCGTGACCTGACCGGCCTGCCGCTGGAGGCGCGCCGCGCGGTGCTCGACGCTCTGGCGCTCCCGGAGCACGTCCAGCCGTCGCCCTGGTACGACGACGGTGACGACCTGTGGCGGGTCACGGCCGCGCACGGCCTGGAGGGCGTCGTCGCCAAGCGCCGCGACGCGCCGTACCGACCCGGACGGCGGTCGCCCGACTGGGTGAAAGCCGCACACCGGCTTACCCGGACGGCCCTCGTCGGGGGGTGGCGCCCGGAGTCGACCGGCACCGGGCGCCTCGGCGCGCTCCTGCTGGGCGCGCCCGACGAGGACGGCGGCCTGCGCTACCTGGGCCGGGCCGGGTCCGGGCTCGGGGGCGGCGCCGCACGCCTGATGCGCGAGCTCCTCTCGACGCACGAGCGCGACGGCAGCCCCTTCGCCGACGACGTGCCCGCCGTGGACGCGCGCGGCGCCGTCTGGTGTGATCCCGTCGTGGTCGTCGAGGTGCTGTACCTGCTCCGCACACCGTCGGGTCGCCTCCGGCAGCCGGTCGTGCGCGGGGTCCGGACCGACGTGGCCGCCGACCCCTGGGGACAGCCGTGA
- a CDS encoding HU family DNA-binding protein, which translates to MSVNRTELVQAVAEKAGLTNADTDKALKALQEVVVEQLADGGSVSIPGFLAVARADRAARTGVNPQTGEKLDIPAGYRVKITAGSALKRAVQG; encoded by the coding sequence GTGAGCGTCAACCGCACCGAGCTCGTCCAGGCAGTCGCCGAGAAGGCCGGGCTGACCAACGCCGACACCGACAAGGCTCTCAAGGCCCTGCAGGAGGTCGTCGTGGAGCAGCTCGCCGACGGCGGCAGCGTGTCGATCCCCGGCTTCCTCGCGGTCGCGCGCGCCGACCGTGCGGCGCGTACCGGCGTCAACCCCCAGACGGGCGAGAAGCTGGACATCCCCGCGGGCTACCGCGTCAAGATCACGGCGGGCAGCGCGCTCAAGCGCGCCGTCCAGGGCTGA
- a CDS encoding App1 family protein produces the protein MTTAQRPGTRPAQPGRAGPSGDEDLRAGRVAPRLENPDGTAVQRPHVAARLEDRFDSVLAHVLRRRGWTVRVVGYAGYGSRGKVRVLARTMLASPAVRQQDLPDSGADAQTGERPADAVRGWRSFFTAPVAGAPVEVTIGGTSHRLTTDRGGYVDELVDADLAPGWHDLTLTSLDGARTTTRVVVVGPEPTVGIVSDIDDTVMVTRLPRPFVAAWNVFVRHENAREAVPGMSQLYRELRSARPDSPVVYLSTGAWNAAPAIGRFLRRNDYPAGPMLLTDWGPTNTGLFRSGQRHKVAQLRRLFAELPQVRWILVGDDGQHDPQIYAGAVARHPERVEAVLIRQLTAGEHVLSRGLPTAAPEQEEAEDAADEAPGIPVVLGADGEELLERVRETGLVG, from the coding sequence GTGACGACCGCGCAGCGCCCCGGCACGCGCCCCGCGCAGCCCGGTCGCGCCGGCCCGTCCGGCGATGAGGACCTGCGTGCGGGCCGCGTCGCGCCGCGGCTCGAGAACCCCGACGGGACCGCGGTGCAGCGCCCGCACGTGGCGGCGCGCCTGGAGGACCGGTTCGACTCGGTGCTCGCGCACGTGCTGCGGCGCCGGGGCTGGACCGTCCGGGTCGTCGGGTACGCCGGGTACGGCTCGCGCGGGAAGGTGCGCGTGCTGGCGCGCACCATGCTCGCGTCGCCGGCCGTGCGGCAGCAGGACCTGCCGGACAGCGGCGCCGACGCCCAGACGGGCGAGCGCCCGGCCGACGCCGTGCGCGGGTGGCGCTCGTTCTTCACCGCGCCGGTCGCCGGCGCGCCCGTCGAGGTCACCATCGGGGGGACGTCCCACCGGTTGACGACGGACCGCGGCGGCTACGTCGACGAGCTCGTCGACGCCGACCTGGCGCCCGGGTGGCACGACCTGACGCTCACCTCGCTCGACGGCGCCCGCACCACGACGCGTGTGGTCGTCGTCGGGCCCGAGCCGACCGTCGGGATCGTCAGCGACATCGACGACACCGTGATGGTCACGCGCCTGCCGCGACCCTTCGTGGCGGCGTGGAACGTCTTCGTCCGTCACGAGAACGCGCGCGAGGCCGTGCCCGGCATGTCGCAGCTGTACCGCGAGCTGAGGTCCGCGCGACCCGACTCCCCGGTGGTCTACCTGTCGACCGGGGCGTGGAACGCGGCGCCGGCGATCGGCCGGTTCCTGCGACGCAACGACTACCCGGCCGGGCCGATGCTGCTGACGGACTGGGGGCCGACGAACACGGGCCTGTTCCGCAGCGGCCAGCGGCACAAGGTCGCCCAGCTGCGCCGGCTGTTCGCCGAGCTGCCGCAGGTGCGCTGGATCCTCGTGGGCGACGACGGCCAGCACGACCCGCAGATCTACGCCGGCGCGGTGGCCCGCCACCCGGAGCGGGTCGAGGCCGTGCTGATCCGCCAGCTCACGGCGGGCGAGCACGTGCTGTCGCGTGGCCTGCCCACCGCCGCCCCCGAGCAGGAGGAGGCGGAGGACGCCGCCGACGAGGCTCCCGGCATCCCGGTGGTGCTCGGCGCGGACGGCGAGGAGCTCCTGGAGCGCGTGCGGGAGACCGGGCTCGTCGGCTGA
- a CDS encoding PHP domain-containing protein, with protein MSAGEDRDRAVATLRRIAFLLERGQASRYRAEAYRAAARTVERQDEARLGTLVRAGALTDLPAVGSSTAEVVARTWSGRPVPALVDLEEQAAAQDARTTPAAVELHSALRGDLHSHTEASDGATPVQEMVLAELELGRDYLAVTDHSPRLTVANGLSASRLRAQLAQLDSLRPAVAPFEVLSGIEVDILDDGSLDQDPDLLDELDVVVASVHSKLRMERAAMTRRMLAAVRNPRTDVLGHCTGRQVAGKHRPPSEFDARAVFDACAEHGVAVEINCRPDRLDPPHELLQVAVDAGCEFTIDSDAHAPGQLDWLRVGCERAVAHGIGPDRVVTARSAVEVRERGRR; from the coding sequence GTGAGCGCTGGGGAGGACCGGGACCGGGCCGTCGCGACGCTGCGACGCATCGCCTTCCTCCTCGAGCGCGGGCAGGCCAGCCGCTACCGCGCCGAGGCGTACCGTGCGGCGGCGCGCACGGTCGAACGGCAGGACGAGGCGCGCCTGGGGACCCTCGTGCGCGCCGGCGCGCTGACGGACCTGCCGGCGGTCGGGAGCAGCACGGCCGAGGTGGTCGCGCGCACCTGGTCGGGGCGTCCGGTGCCCGCACTGGTCGACCTCGAGGAGCAGGCCGCCGCGCAGGACGCCCGCACGACGCCCGCGGCCGTGGAGCTGCACTCCGCCCTGCGGGGCGACCTGCACAGCCACACGGAGGCCAGCGACGGCGCGACGCCCGTCCAGGAGATGGTCCTGGCCGAGCTCGAGCTGGGGCGCGACTACCTGGCGGTCACCGACCACTCGCCGCGGCTGACGGTCGCCAACGGGCTGTCGGCCTCACGGCTGCGGGCGCAGCTCGCCCAGCTCGACTCCCTGCGTCCCGCCGTCGCGCCCTTCGAGGTGCTCAGCGGCATCGAGGTGGACATCCTCGACGACGGCTCGCTCGACCAGGACCCGGACCTGCTGGACGAGCTGGACGTCGTCGTCGCCTCGGTGCACTCGAAGCTGCGGATGGAGCGCGCCGCGATGACGCGCCGCATGCTCGCGGCGGTGCGCAACCCCCGCACCGACGTCCTGGGGCACTGCACGGGCCGGCAGGTGGCCGGCAAGCACCGGCCCCCGAGCGAGTTCGACGCCCGCGCCGTGTTCGACGCGTGCGCCGAGCACGGCGTCGCCGTCGAGATCAACTGCCGCCCCGACCGCCTCGACCCGCCGCACGAGCTGCTGCAGGTCGCCGTCGACGCGGGCTGCGAGTTCACGATCGACTCGGACGCGCACGCCCCCGGTCAGCTCGACTGGCTGCGCGTGGGGTGCGAGCGCGCGGTCGCCCACGGCATCGGACCCGACCGCGTGGTGACGGCCCGCAGCGCCGTGGAGGTGCGGGAACGTGGTCGGCGGTGA